The Haladaptatus cibarius D43 genome window below encodes:
- a CDS encoding S8 family peptidase, whose translation MVKQSHTRRNVLKATGASVTALGGSGVAAGRENVREVNVGFDSASARRFAVEASNDVVREFDSITALTIRVPKQAITALESAPDVNYVEENGQMRALAETLPWGVDRIDADVAQTNGYTGAGADVAVVDTGIDADHPDLQANLGNGKTYHGSSWSDENGHGTHVAGTIAAVNNYSGVGSIAPDATLHAVKALNSYGSGSYSDIAAGIEWAANQGHDVINLSLGGSKSATIESAVEYAYSQGSLLVGAGGGSGPCSESCVGYPAAEPEVIAVGATNENDGRASFSSQGPEIELAGSGTDIYSTYYDNTYETLSGTSMATAHVAGAAAQVTAAGYSNTDARQRLRDTAEDLGLPSDEQGYGLVDVAAALGLNSADN comes from the coding sequence ATGGTGAAACAAAGCCACACACGACGAAATGTGCTGAAAGCGACAGGTGCCTCTGTTACCGCACTCGGCGGCAGTGGTGTTGCCGCGGGACGGGAGAACGTTCGAGAAGTGAACGTTGGATTCGACAGTGCGTCCGCACGGCGATTCGCAGTTGAGGCGTCGAACGACGTCGTTCGTGAGTTCGATTCGATTACCGCGCTGACGATTCGCGTTCCCAAACAGGCAATCACCGCGCTCGAAAGTGCACCGGACGTAAACTACGTCGAGGAGAACGGTCAGATGCGTGCCCTCGCGGAAACCCTTCCGTGGGGCGTTGACCGCATCGACGCCGATGTCGCACAGACGAACGGCTACACAGGCGCAGGCGCGGACGTGGCGGTCGTGGACACGGGAATCGACGCCGACCACCCCGACCTGCAAGCAAATCTCGGAAACGGCAAGACGTATCACGGCAGTTCGTGGTCGGACGAGAACGGCCACGGAACCCACGTCGCAGGAACGATTGCGGCGGTCAACAACTACTCCGGCGTCGGAAGCATCGCGCCCGACGCAACCCTCCACGCGGTGAAAGCGCTGAACAGCTACGGAAGCGGGTCGTACTCCGACATCGCGGCGGGTATCGAATGGGCCGCGAATCAGGGACACGACGTTATCAACCTGAGCCTCGGCGGGAGCAAGTCCGCGACCATCGAAAGCGCGGTCGAATACGCCTACAGCCAAGGCTCGCTTCTCGTCGGTGCCGGGGGCGGTTCCGGGCCGTGTAGTGAGAGTTGTGTGGGCTATCCCGCCGCAGAACCGGAAGTTATCGCGGTCGGTGCCACGAACGAGAACGACGGTCGGGCGAGTTTCTCCAGCCAAGGGCCGGAAATCGAACTCGCAGGTTCCGGGACGGACATCTATTCGACCTACTACGACAACACCTACGAGACGCTGTCAGGCACGTCGATGGCGACTGCGCACGTCGCTGGTGCCGCGGCACAGGTTACCGCTGCTGGCTACTCGAACACGGATGCGCGCCAGCGACTCCGCGACACCGCGGAAGACCTCGGCCTGCCGAGCGACGAGCAAGGATACGGTTTGGTCGATGTAGCGGCCGCACTTGGTCTGAACTCGGCGGATAACTAA
- a CDS encoding S8 family peptidase → MQGNKDSVSRRNVLKATGGAAAAISVTGFANAKPNDLVEVNVGVKSANGRAMARDAADEVVREFDFDALTIRVPKKAATALQKRSSVRYVEANGQMHALADSVPWGVDRVDAEQAHADGYTGSGAHIAILDTGIDSNHSDLDNVSYGRGFGYSTWEDGNGHGTHCAGIAAAENDGQGIKGVAPDATLHAGKVLSDSGSGSFSDIAAGVEWTANQGFDVASMSLGGSSGSYALQDACNYANNSGVFVVAAAGNSGPCSYCVGYPAVYDSVMAVSSTNSSDGLSSFSSQGPEIEIAAPGSNINSTYPGGGYNTLSGTSMACPHVAGAAGVLMAAGYSNSGARSQLKNTAENIGLSSNESGSGLLDVAAAVGSPTWDN, encoded by the coding sequence ATGCAAGGTAACAAAGATAGCGTTTCACGACGTAACGTCCTCAAAGCAACTGGTGGAGCCGCGGCGGCGATTTCCGTTACTGGTTTTGCAAACGCGAAGCCGAACGATTTGGTGGAAGTCAACGTCGGTGTTAAAAGCGCGAACGGGCGAGCGATGGCCCGCGACGCAGCAGATGAAGTCGTTCGTGAGTTCGATTTCGATGCTCTGACGATTCGTGTTCCGAAAAAAGCGGCGACGGCTTTGCAGAAGCGCTCCAGCGTACGCTACGTCGAAGCAAACGGCCAGATGCACGCTCTCGCGGACTCAGTCCCGTGGGGCGTTGACCGCGTTGACGCGGAGCAGGCACACGCAGACGGCTATACCGGTTCAGGTGCTCACATCGCTATCCTCGACACGGGTATCGACAGCAACCACTCAGACCTCGACAACGTCAGCTACGGACGTGGATTCGGCTACAGCACGTGGGAGGACGGCAACGGTCACGGTACCCACTGTGCCGGTATCGCGGCGGCCGAAAACGACGGCCAAGGCATCAAAGGTGTCGCACCCGATGCGACCCTCCACGCCGGTAAAGTGCTGAGCGACAGCGGCAGTGGTTCGTTCTCCGACATCGCGGCCGGTGTCGAATGGACTGCGAACCAAGGCTTCGACGTGGCCAGCATGAGCCTCGGTGGCTCCTCCGGTTCCTACGCGCTCCAAGACGCCTGTAACTACGCCAACAACAGCGGCGTCTTCGTCGTCGCGGCGGCGGGCAACTCCGGCCCATGTTCGTACTGTGTCGGCTACCCGGCAGTGTACGACTCGGTCATGGCGGTCAGTTCAACGAACTCCAGCGACGGCCTGTCGTCGTTCTCCAGCCAAGGACCGGAAATCGAAATCGCCGCACCCGGTTCGAACATCAACTCGACGTACCCCGGCGGTGGCTACAACACGCTTTCGGGTACCTCGATGGCGTGCCCACACGTCGCCGGTGCCGCTGGCGTCCTGATGGCAGCGGGCTACTCGAACTCGGGCGCTCGCAGTCAACTCAAGAACACGGCGGAGAACATCGGCCTGTCGAGCAACGAGTCCGGTTCCGGCCTCCTCGATGTGGCGGCCGCAGTCGGTTCGCCAACGTGGGATAACTAA
- a CDS encoding BsuPI-related putative proteinase inhibitor, with protein sequence MTLESELTATPGDGNVEFELTVKNPSDDPVDVTFRSGLKADFAVLEDDQEIWRASDGRMFTQALQSETFDPDSERTYSGGWADPAPGYYTVVATLEIMEEDVEARTDFSI encoded by the coding sequence ATGACGCTCGAAAGCGAACTGACGGCGACTCCCGGCGACGGCAACGTCGAGTTCGAACTGACGGTGAAAAATCCCAGCGACGACCCGGTAGACGTTACCTTCCGAAGCGGCCTCAAGGCGGATTTCGCCGTCCTCGAAGACGACCAAGAAATCTGGCGCGCGAGCGATGGACGAATGTTCACGCAGGCGCTTCAGTCGGAGACGTTCGACCCGGATTCGGAACGGACGTATTCGGGTGGGTGGGCAGACCCGGCGCCGGGCTACTACACCGTCGTCGCGACGCTCGAAATCATGGAAGAAGACGTAGAAGCGCGAACCGACTTCTCGATCTGA
- a CDS encoding NAD-dependent epimerase/dehydratase family protein — protein sequence MQLSGKRVLVTGGAGLVGSQMVEDLVEDNEVVVADDLSNGIRSSIPDDAEFVQADLTDEARVSDVITSELDAVFHFAAADKYVNTDDPRPQFEENGEMTYNILERMDEVGVTNFVFTSSSTVYGEAPRPTPEDYAPLEPISIYGSAKLSEEALLSTFAHSYDFTVWNFRFANIVGARFGAGVVPDFVEKLDENPDLLTILGNGLQEKSYMHVTECTEAIRYVVENADDVAERNSAAHRTPSDGAMHTYNLGTKTTTSVNAIADIVADVMDLNPEYEYTGGDRGWTGDVPKMRLSIEKLSALGWQPAQSSDEAVRQAAEQLYEKLE from the coding sequence ATGCAACTCTCCGGTAAGCGAGTGCTCGTAACCGGCGGTGCGGGACTCGTCGGCTCGCAGATGGTCGAAGACCTCGTCGAAGACAACGAAGTGGTGGTCGCAGACGACCTCTCCAACGGGATTCGCTCCTCCATCCCGGACGATGCCGAGTTCGTGCAGGCGGATTTGACGGACGAAGCCCGAGTTAGCGATGTCATCACGAGCGAGTTGGACGCCGTCTTCCACTTCGCCGCCGCGGACAAGTACGTCAACACGGACGACCCGCGCCCGCAGTTCGAGGAAAACGGCGAAATGACCTACAACATTCTCGAACGGATGGACGAGGTCGGCGTGACGAACTTCGTCTTCACCTCTTCTTCGACCGTCTACGGCGAGGCTCCGCGCCCGACGCCGGAGGATTACGCCCCCCTCGAACCCATCAGCATCTACGGGTCGGCAAAGCTCTCCGAGGAGGCACTCCTCTCCACGTTCGCGCACTCCTACGATTTCACGGTGTGGAACTTCCGCTTTGCAAATATCGTCGGCGCGCGATTCGGCGCAGGCGTCGTTCCGGACTTCGTGGAAAAACTGGACGAGAACCCCGACTTGCTCACGATTCTCGGCAACGGACTCCAAGAAAAGTCATACATGCACGTTACGGAGTGTACTGAAGCGATTCGCTACGTCGTGGAAAATGCGGACGATGTTGCTGAGAGGAACTCGGCGGCACATCGGACGCCGTCCGATGGTGCTATGCACACCTACAATCTCGGCACGAAGACGACCACCTCAGTCAACGCGATTGCCGACATCGTGGCCGACGTGATGGATTTGAATCCGGAATACGAGTACACCGGCGGCGACCGGGGTTGGACCGGCGACGTGCCGAAGATGCGCCTCTCCATCGAGAAACTGTCCGCACTCGGCTGGCAACCCGCCCAGAGCAGTGACGAGGCCGTTCGGCAGGCCGCAGAACAGTTGTACGAAAAGCTGGAGTAA
- a CDS encoding tRNA (cytidine(56)-2'-O)-methyltransferase — translation MQTETEVTVVRLGHRPGRDERMTTHVGLTARALGAGRVVLPDNAGKSRDTIVDITERFGGPFEVECSESQKALIRNWEGKVVHLTMYGERVQDVEEDVRETWSDEPLLVVVGAEKVSFDVYEAADWNVGVTNQPHSEVAGLAVFLDRLFEGRELDREWEDADQRVIPKATGKRVESVDEE, via the coding sequence ATGCAAACCGAAACCGAGGTTACCGTCGTCCGTCTCGGCCACCGACCCGGACGCGACGAGCGAATGACGACACACGTCGGACTCACCGCCCGAGCGTTGGGTGCAGGCCGCGTCGTCCTCCCGGACAACGCCGGAAAATCGCGCGACACCATCGTGGACATCACGGAGCGATTCGGCGGCCCCTTCGAGGTCGAGTGCTCGGAGAGCCAGAAGGCGCTCATCCGAAACTGGGAGGGAAAAGTCGTCCACCTGACGATGTACGGCGAGCGCGTGCAGGACGTGGAGGAAGACGTTCGGGAAACGTGGAGCGACGAACCGCTGCTCGTCGTCGTCGGTGCCGAAAAGGTTTCTTTCGACGTGTACGAGGCCGCGGACTGGAACGTCGGCGTGACGAATCAGCCACACTCCGAGGTCGCCGGATTGGCCGTCTTTCTGGATAGGTTGTTCGAGGGCCGAGAACTCGACCGGGAGTGGGAGGACGCAGACCAGCGCGTGATTCCCAAAGCAACCGGGAAACGGGTTGAATCAGTTGACGAGGAGTAG
- a CDS encoding thiolase domain-containing protein produces the protein MRDAYLVGAAQTDFGSFPDESYRSLFRTAFEAAADSVPAGIDPDDVDEAFVGTLGVGGRQLGLSGPAVTEHVGLDGIPCTRVENACAASGFAGRHAVQAVKSGMADVALAGGVEIMTDTSSDATKYWLGVSGETEWERLSGTTFSGVYAQMADAHMEEYGTTSEHLSRVAVKNHSNGAKNPHAHLGFECSLEDAENAPVVADPLTLYHCCPTTDGAACALVVSEDVVDEYTDDPIRIAGVGAASDQVGLFQRESYTSVPASKEAGEQAYEMAGVTPKDIDFAEVHDCFAIAELLAYEDLGFCEPGEAGKFVESGATELGGERPVNTSGGLKSKGHPIGATGAGQLVEAFKQLSGKAGERQVEGATCGLTHNVGGSGGAAVVHVLERENELEVDAQ, from the coding sequence ATGCGAGACGCCTATCTCGTCGGCGCGGCCCAGACGGATTTCGGATCGTTCCCCGACGAAAGCTATCGGTCGCTGTTCCGAACCGCCTTTGAGGCGGCCGCAGACAGCGTTCCGGCGGGCATCGACCCGGATGACGTGGACGAAGCGTTCGTCGGCACGCTCGGTGTCGGCGGGCGACAACTCGGCCTCTCCGGGCCTGCCGTAACCGAACACGTCGGACTCGACGGAATCCCCTGCACCCGCGTCGAAAACGCCTGCGCCGCGAGCGGATTCGCGGGACGGCACGCCGTGCAAGCCGTGAAAAGCGGCATGGCAGACGTGGCCCTCGCGGGCGGGGTCGAAATCATGACCGACACGTCGAGCGACGCGACGAAATACTGGCTCGGCGTCTCCGGAGAAACCGAGTGGGAACGACTCTCCGGAACGACGTTTTCGGGCGTCTACGCCCAGATGGCCGACGCGCACATGGAAGAGTACGGAACCACCAGCGAACACCTCTCGCGGGTGGCGGTGAAAAACCACTCGAACGGTGCAAAAAACCCGCACGCACACCTCGGCTTCGAGTGTTCGCTTGAAGATGCGGAAAACGCGCCTGTCGTCGCCGACCCCCTCACGCTCTATCACTGCTGTCCGACCACTGACGGGGCGGCCTGCGCCCTCGTCGTCAGCGAAGACGTAGTTGACGAGTACACCGACGACCCGATTCGAATCGCGGGTGTCGGCGCGGCGAGCGACCAAGTCGGACTGTTCCAGCGCGAATCGTACACCTCGGTTCCGGCCTCGAAAGAGGCGGGAGAACAGGCCTACGAAATGGCCGGAGTGACCCCAAAAGACATCGACTTCGCGGAGGTGCACGACTGCTTCGCAATCGCGGAACTGCTGGCCTACGAAGACCTCGGCTTCTGTGAACCGGGAGAAGCGGGCAAATTCGTGGAATCCGGCGCAACAGAACTCGGCGGTGAGCGCCCCGTCAACACCTCTGGCGGCCTGAAATCGAAGGGCCATCCAATCGGCGCGACCGGCGCGGGGCAGTTGGTCGAAGCCTTCAAGCAACTCTCGGGCAAGGCGGGAGAACGACAGGTCGAAGGCGCGACCTGCGGCCTGACCCACAACGTCGGCGGCAGTGGCGGTGCGGCGGTCGTCCACGTCCTTGAGCGCGAAAACGAACTGGAGGTGGATGCACAATGA
- a CDS encoding zinc ribbon domain-containing protein has protein sequence MNSKESVIPNIAAVGAYAPRFRISADEFREAWGQFHAAGVNEKAVPEADEDALTMAYEAGRRALSAAGNPDVSFLAFASTTPPMAEEDLTARLGGMLDVSETATRHIFTGSTRAGTRALVAGLSAGPWEDGVGLVITADCPRGKPDSAEEHGAGAGSAAFVLDENGAASVVQQAEYGSEFPGTRFRGTGEEAVEGLGVTGYDRRAFSETLAGAVGQLDFDAENVDVAGVQAPNGKLPYRAAGALGVGVEEIQAGALVHELGDTGAASVPLSLAKALSEGHERILLASFGSGAGADALLVDAGDVPVSIALDGDDPVSYAEYLRKRGELTSGPPSGGGAYVSVPSWRRTLDQRHRLLAGKCPDCGALSFPPEGACSGCKSLVEYDEVQLTGTGTIEAVTTISQGGAPPEFAEQQAKSGDFDVAIVALDGPAGETASAPAQVTGADTGILEIGDSVETTMRRIYTQEGVTRYGFKIRPTVEL, from the coding sequence ATGAATTCGAAAGAAAGCGTAATTCCGAACATCGCCGCAGTCGGAGCCTACGCACCCCGATTCCGAATTTCGGCGGACGAGTTCCGCGAGGCGTGGGGGCAGTTCCACGCCGCGGGAGTCAACGAAAAGGCGGTTCCGGAAGCCGACGAGGACGCCCTGACGATGGCCTACGAGGCCGGAAGACGGGCGCTTTCCGCCGCCGGAAACCCCGACGTTTCCTTCCTCGCATTTGCTTCGACCACGCCACCGATGGCGGAAGAAGACCTGACCGCCAGACTCGGCGGGATGCTCGACGTGTCGGAGACGGCGACTCGGCACATCTTCACGGGAAGTACTCGGGCGGGAACCAGAGCACTCGTGGCCGGACTGTCCGCCGGGCCCTGGGAGGACGGCGTCGGCTTGGTTATCACCGCGGATTGTCCGCGCGGAAAACCCGATTCCGCAGAAGAACACGGCGCGGGTGCGGGTTCGGCGGCGTTCGTCCTCGATGAGAACGGTGCCGCCAGCGTCGTCCAGCAGGCAGAATACGGAAGCGAGTTCCCCGGAACTCGCTTCCGAGGAACCGGCGAGGAAGCGGTCGAAGGCCTCGGCGTGACCGGCTACGACCGGCGAGCGTTTTCCGAAACGCTCGCCGGGGCGGTCGGACAGTTGGACTTCGATGCTGAAAACGTAGACGTTGCCGGTGTGCAAGCCCCGAACGGAAAGCTTCCGTACCGCGCGGCGGGCGCGCTCGGCGTCGGAGTCGAAGAAATTCAGGCGGGCGCGCTCGTCCACGAACTCGGCGATACCGGCGCGGCGAGCGTCCCGCTGAGTTTGGCGAAAGCCCTCTCGGAGGGCCACGAACGAATTCTGTTGGCGTCGTTCGGAAGCGGCGCGGGCGCGGACGCCCTACTCGTGGACGCAGGCGACGTTCCGGTTTCAATAGCGCTCGACGGCGACGACCCCGTTTCCTATGCGGAATACCTCCGCAAGCGCGGCGAACTCACCTCCGGCCCGCCGAGCGGCGGGGGTGCCTACGTCAGCGTTCCGTCGTGGCGGCGCACGCTCGACCAGCGACACCGACTGCTGGCCGGAAAATGCCCCGACTGCGGCGCGCTTTCCTTCCCACCGGAAGGTGCCTGTAGCGGCTGTAAATCGCTGGTCGAATACGACGAGGTGCAGTTGACAGGCACGGGAACCATAGAAGCCGTGACGACGATTTCTCAAGGTGGTGCCCCACCAGAGTTCGCGGAACAGCAGGCCAAGTCGGGCGACTTCGACGTGGCAATCGTCGCGCTCGACGGGCCAGCGGGAGAGACTGCGAGCGCCCCTGCGCAGGTGACCGGCGCGGACACTGGAATCCTCGAAATCGGCGATTCGGTAGAGACGACGATGCGCAGAATCTACACGCAAGAAGGCGTAACGAGGTATGGGTTTAAAATTCGACCAACGGTCGAACTGTAA